In the genome of Ostrinia nubilalis chromosome 30, ilOstNubi1.1, whole genome shotgun sequence, one region contains:
- the LOC135085925 gene encoding homeobox protein Nkx-2.2a codes for MMEQRQNQIYPANLTDLLAVSAYQQNVDRLAIDGEDKYNADAFADGRFADNAERSSSPVSTTDDGDSESAFGVDLTGKGTNLAGKSFTIAAILGLTNTEEDVMNLSVQERLQQNQRHLQNYLYGGHEMQRLNDGFCRSMNVPTGLRQDSERTELRPQQQIKSARSHSMACSNSSSGRSKRIRTIFTPEQLERLEAEFERQQYMVGPERLYLAHALQLTEAQVKVWFQNRRIKWRKHHLEVTQQRLAVLQRHRPDERDDDM; via the exons atgatggaaCAGCGGCAGAACCAGATTTACCCGGCGAATTTGACCGACTTGCTGGCGGTGTCGGCGTATCAGCAGAACGTGGATAGATTGGCAATTGACGGCGAAGACAAGTACAATGCCGACGCGTTCGCCGACGGCCGTTTCGCCGACAATGCTGAGCGGTCTTCGTCGCCTGTGTCGACGACTGATGACGGTGATAGCGAGTCGGCGTTCGGTGTTGATTTGACGGGGAAGGGAACCAATTTGGCGGGGAAATCTTTCACGATTGCCGCCATTTTGGGGCTGACTAATACAGAGGAGGATGTGATGAACCTGAGCGTTCAGGAGAGGCTGCAGCAGAACCAGAGACACCTGCAGAACTATTTGTACGGTGGACACGAGATGCAGAGGCTGAATGATGGATTTTGCAGGAGTATGAACGTGCCGACGGGTTTGCGACAAG ACAGCGAGCGCACCGAGCTGAGGCCGCAGCAGCAGATCAAGAGTGCCAGGAGCCACTCCATGGCGTGTTCCAACAG CAGCTCCGGCCGAAGTAAAAGGATACGCACGATCTTCACTCCAGAACAACTAGAGCGCCTGGAAGCCGAGTTCGAGCGGCAGCAGTACATGGTGGGCCCGGAGCGCCTGTATTTGGCACACGCACTGCAGCTCACAGAAGCACAG GTAAAGGTGTGGTTCCAGAACCGGCGCATCAAATGGCGCAAGCATCATCTGGAAGTAACACAGCAACGTTTGGCTGTGTTACAGCGACACAGGCCGGACGAGCGCGATGACGACATGTGA